From a region of the Argiope bruennichi chromosome 8, qqArgBrue1.1, whole genome shotgun sequence genome:
- the LOC129980594 gene encoding uncharacterized protein LOC129980594 — protein sequence MQATCETPRYIMPHHGVFRPESSTTKLRVVFNASEATSSGQSLNDNLYSGSVVQDDLFAILLRFRKHSIVFTADIKKMYRQIWIHPDQCDLQCILWKDLEDEKLRVFKLLTVTYGTKCAPYLATRVLKQICCDEQNNYPLAAAAGKDFYVDDILSGTEDLSSAIELQNQLIQLLKSAGMELHKWSSNNPVLLQNVPTSDREYNFDNPNSATLKTLGLQFNPEKDTFSFSVQKIVRPATKRTMLSDISRLFDPLGLLGPLIITAKMFLQKLWILRIDWDDEVPLHLNREWEKFSSELSQLKNVNIDRHVVCSKVLKVDLIGFGDASKNAYGCAVYTRSLSRSDEIKVSLLCSKSRVAPIKEISIPRLELCAADLLSKLTVKVLSSLQLDIDGVHLYSDSTVVLAWMKTPPTSLKTFVANRVARIQEYTKNFQWHYVNTAENPADLISRGVFPSKIQQLDIWWHGPSFLSSSSCPNFNDDPGVSDDEYLLEVCQESIRSSEDNRSTEC from the exons ATGCAGGCAACTTGCGAAACTCCAAGGTACATTATGCCTCATCATGGCGTTTTTAGGCCAGAAAGTAGTACTACAAAATTACGCGTTGTTTTTAACGCATCAGAGGCAACGTCATCTGGACAATCgcttaatgataatttgtattcagGATCCGTTGTCCAAGATGATTTGTTCGCTATTTTGTTGAGATTTCGAAAACATTCTATAGTTTTCACCGCtgatataaaaaagatgtatcgTCAAATTTGGATACATCCAGATCAGTgtgatttacaatgtattttatggaaGGATTTAGAGGATGAGAAATTACGTGTATTTAAGTTGCTCACTGTTACCTACGGAACCAAATGCGCTCCTTACTTGGCGACCAGAGTACTAAAACAAATATGCTGTGATGAGCAGAACAACTATCCTTTAGCCGCTGCTGCTGGCAAAGATTTTTACGTCGACGATATACTCAGTGGTACCGAGGATTTATCTTCTGCCATTGAACTACAAAACCAGTTAATACAATTGTTAAAATCAGCTGGTATGGAGCTTCACAAATGGAGCTCAAATAATCctgttttgttacaaaatgtCCCAACGTCGGACCGAGAATACAATTTCGATAACCCCAACTCAGCTACTTTAAAAACTTTGGGATTACAATTCAATCCTGAAAAGGATACATTTAGTTTTagtgttcaaaaaattgtgagacctgcaacaaaaagaacaatgctatcgGACATATCCAGATTGTTTGATCCTTTAGGCCTCTTAGGACCTTTGATAATCACAGCGAAGATGTTCTTGCAGAAGTTGTGGATTTTGAGAATTGATTGGGACGATGAAGTTCCCTTACACTTAAATAGAGAGTGGGAAAAATTTAGTTCTGAATTGAgtcaattgaaaaatgtaaacatagaTCGTCATGTGGTATGTTCTAAAGTTCTGAAAGTAGACCTGATAGGCTTCGGAGATGCTTCGAAAAATGCATATGGTTGTGCTGTCTACACCAGGTCTTTGTCAAGGTCTGATGAGATAAAGGTGTCACTCTTATGCAGCAAATCTCGAGTGGCTCCCATCAAAGAAATTAGTATCCCACGTTTGGAGCTGTGTGCAGCGGATTTGCTTTCCAAGCTTACCGTTAAGGTTCTGTCATCCTTGCAACTAGACATTGATGGAGTACATTTGTACTCGGACTCCACTGTGGTGCTTGCTTGGATGAAAACTCCACCTACATCGTTGAAAACTTTTGTGGCTAATCGAGTCGCTAGGATTCAAGAGTATACTAAGAACTTCCAATGGCATTATGTAAATACTGCTGAGAATCCTGCGGACTTGATATCACGAGGAGTTTTCCCTTCAAAGATCCAACAGTTGGACATTTGGTGGCATGGACCGTCTTTTCTTTCATCTAGTAGCTGTCCAAACTTCAATGACGATCCTGGTGTCTCAGATGATGAATATCTTCTTGAG gTTTGTCAAGAATCTATAAGAAGCAGTGAAGACAACAGGTCCACTGAATGCTGA